CTTTCGCTGTGACAGTGTGACCATTCTCATCCCCCCGCATAACTTAGTTCAACGCTCACCACTGGTACCAGTATCCCTTGCACCAATGCCCAGCCTCGGCGAACGCATCCGTTTAGCTCTCTCGGGGGGAAAACAGCCTAACTCATGTCAGCTGGAGAACCTTGAATTCCATCCAGACTTACGTGTTTCTCGTTCTCCTCTACCGCTCCTATACGAAAGGCTATACACCCAGAAGGCCTCGGAAACCAAGGGACAGGCATCCAAACTTACCTCCCACCCCgccaaagaaggaaaaagacGGCGATTGAGATGCAGGTAGAAGTCGAGGGTGAGAAAGTGGCAGAACAAGGAATGGAAGGCGAGAAAGTGGCAAAGTAACGGCTAGCTGATCAAGAATGCATATGAAAAGTACGTCCACTGGTGCAAGGGTTTGTTTTACACTGGATACAACTTCTTATAGAGTCCGGGAGTAGCAAGATGCTCTCGGTTCCATTCATTCATCCCAAGAGGATGTTACTCCACTACTTGAAATTTAAGGCCAGCAGCTCTGTATCCGAAAGAGCCAGGATTTGCTGATGGAAAGAACAACGATCAATATGTACTGCAGAAAACCGTGCCCTTCCGACATTGGACAGAATGAAATGGATTTTTCGATTGCTAGTAATACGCGACTGAATACATAAGAGCGATATAAATTATACAAGCTGGAGGCCGCATAGATGGAAGTAGGGACACACAACACAACATTGACAGAAAATGTCCTTGAAACTAGATATATCATACACCTCCACCTCTATTCAAGTTGACGAATAAACGTCTTCAACCCGAGCACATTACACACGCTTCCTTATTCTCAAGTGAACAAAGCAGCTTCGCCTCTTCGAGCTCCCGGGCCTTTTGTCTCTGCAGAGCAGCAGCGAACTCTGGATCCGCCTCAGCCGCCTTCCTGGTTTTCTCGTCCAACGACAAATCCTCCAATGCTGCTGACGTAGAAGCGACCACTGAGCGAGACGGTGAGGCTTCAGGGGTAGAAGGCGTCGGGGTAGGAAGACCATTAACACTGGAAGATGCAGCAGCGGGAGTTGTCGGTCTAGAGGCAGGCCCAATGACATCAGCCGAAGGCACCACAATCGTAGAAGAGATCTTTGGTTCTGAACCTGCCTTCGTGGCTTGAGCTTTCGCTACCTTCAAGACACTCTGGTCAACAGTGAACTGGATAGCCTGCGCAGCGGACCTGGTCCTCAAGTAGTACATTCCTGTCTTTAGACCCTTCTTCCATCCGTAGAAGTGCATGCTGGTCAGTTGACCCATGGTCGGAGATGACAGGTGAACGTTAAGACTCTGGCTCTGGCAGATGAACGCCCCACGATCGGCTGCGAGATCCAGCACTTTCTTCTGCGATATCTCCCAAACTGTCTTGTAGATCGCTTTAATGTGGTCGGGAATGTTGGGGATGCTTTGCACGGAACCATTATGGGCGATGATAATGTTCTTCATGTTATCATCCCAAAGTCCCAGGTCGACGAGGTCACGAAGGAGCCATGGGCAGACCACTTGGAATTCGCCAGCGAGAACACGACGAGTATAGATATTGCTAAACGACGAAGGAACATGAGTGAACGTGACCGCAGTGATACGGTGTATAGACTCACCTGGTGTAGGGCTCGAAACATTCATTGTTTCCTAACATTTGACTCGTCGAGGCCGTTGGCATGGGTGCAGTGAGCAAGGAGTTACGGAGTCCGGTTCGAGCAATCTTTTGTTTGAGCGCATTCCAGTCCCATAAGTCGGTAGGAGTAACACCCCACAAGTCAAACTGTAGTTGTCCTTGTTGCGCCGGGCACCCCATCCAGGTCTCGTAGGGACCGTCAACCTCCGCCATGTCTGAGCTGGTCTCAAGAGCACCATGGTAGATAGTCTCGAAGATCTGAATGTTCAGGCGTTTCGCCTCGGGCGATTCAAAGGGAAGGCGAAGGGCCATAAAAGTGTCAGCGAGACCTTGCACACCAATACCGATGGGTCGGTGACGCATATTAGAACGGCGAGCTTCAGGTACAGGATAGAAGTTGACATCGATGACACGATTGAGGTTAAACGCGACGACCTTGGTCACGGCGTGCAGTTTCTCGAAGTCGAATTTACCGCCCCGGACAAAGGTAGGAAGGGCAAGAGAAGCGAGGTTGCAGACGGCAGTCTCGTCGGGAGAGGAGTACTCCATAATCTCAGTGCAAAGGTTCGAGGACTTGATGACACCGAGGTTCTTCTGGTTGGATTTTCCTGGGGAGATGCCTTAATTAAAAAAACTCAACGCGACTTGGTACCATTGGATGCTCACTGTTTGCATGGTCCTTATAGCACATGAAGGGAGTACCCGTCTCAACCTGGGCTTCCAAAATGGCGTACCAGAGTTTCTGAGCGGGGATCGTTTCACGGGCGCGACCCTCCCTCTCATACCTCTCAAAAAGCTCCTCAAATTCGTCACCGTAGACTTCATGCAGCCCCGGCGCCTCATTAGGACAGAAGAGAGACCAGTTGCCACCGCCTTCCACACGCTTCATGCTGCGACTAGGTCAATAACGGGCCACCGAAGTGCGAGGAGAACTCACAAGAGGTCAGGAATCCAAAGTGCGTAAAACAAGTCTCGTGCTCGCACTTCTTCTTTACCGTGGTTCTTCCTGAGGTCAATGAAAGCAAAGATGTCGGCATGCCACGGCTCGATGTATATGGCAAAAGCACCGGGACGCTTGTTTCCACCTTGGTCGACGTAACGAGCTGTTGCATCGTATGCACGAAGCATGGGTACGATACCATTCGAATATCCATTGGTTCCGGCGATATAAGATCTGTGAACTAGTGAGCCTTACGTATGGAGATCAAAAAATCCAGTACGAACCCAGTCGCTCGTATATTATGAATGTGTAAACCAATGCCTCCAGCGCACTTGCTGATCATAGCGCATTCTTTGAGCGTATCGTATATCCCTTCAATAGAATCGTCCTTCATGGCGACAAGGAAACATGATGAAAGTTGAGGGTGAGGAGTACCAGCGTTGAATAGGGTAGGTGAGGCATGAGTGAAATATCGCTCGGACATGAGGTTATAGGTCTCCAAAACTCGCTCAATGTCTCGTCCATGAATGCCGACAGCACAACGCATGATCATGTGCTGAGGACGCTCAGCAACACGCCCATTGATTCGGAGAAGATATGAGCGCTCGAGAGTCTTGAAGCCAAAGCTAAATTTCAACAGTGAGAGGGTGAATGAGATGATAGAAGAACCACCAACTAATTGTAGTTGAAATCTCTGTTATAGATGATCGCAGAGTCCAAGATGTCCTTGTTTTCTTGAACGATTTCGTAGATTTCCTGAGCTATCATGCTAGCAGGTTTGCCGTTCTTAGGGTTGACTGAGGAGAATGTCAACTACCACATCACATGTAACGTCGGGGGCCCAATCACCATATTCATACAAGTCTTTGACCACAGATGAGAATGTCTTCTTAGTTTCCTTGTGGAGGTTCGAGATAGCGATACGAGCAGCAAGGACGGCGTAGTCGGGATGTTTTGTGGTGAGATATGCTGCTGTCTCTGCAGCGAGGTTCTAGAAACCCAAGACAAGGGCGTTAGTAGGTTCTCGCTGCCACTAGGAGAGCACGCACATCGAGTTCCACCGTTGTCACCCCTTGGTAGACACCCTGAACGACCTTCTGTGTAACCCTAAAGGTAGACAGATAAATTCCCAAACGAGCGAGATGAGAGACGCGTGGCTTACTCGATAGGGTTCACGTAGTTCATGTCTAAACTGTAACATAACTTGTCGATCCGCGATGTGATCTAACCGCGACGAAACCAATTCAGACGCGTCATGGAACGCGTCAAAGTCTACGCACCTTATCGAAACGGATACGCTCTTTGCGTCTGTATGAGTTGAATAGCGTTCAGCGAGCTGAAGATTGTGGATTAAGTCGCGATTCGACATACCCATCTACGAGAACATGTTAAGTGGCCGTTATGGGGAGTACCCTGAGGAGTAAAAACTTACCTCGTTTGAAAACGTACTGCATTACAAAAAGATCGATGAGAGGGTGAGCAAGGGCGGGACAGGTGGCGGTTAGAGGTGAAGAAAAAATCGAACTGAGCGTGGAGTTTAAAAAGACGTGAGGTGGCCGTGACAAATTTGTTTGTCACACCCGGGTCTCAAGTGAGTCAACGACgtttcaaatttcaagttAAAGTTACGCGTCCCAATCGGTCTCCTGTACTTGCAAAATCCCAGCTATACTATATTTGAGCTACCATAAAGAGTTGAAAATAAAGACGCGTCCAAATACACGTATATGTTTCGAATATGCCTCCAGAGGACCACTCAACAATCGGGTGCACGTGCCTTTTTGTGATGGCGTTTGAAACCCCGATGGAACAACCGTGCGATTGCCGTGAGGCTCCATACAATAGCACCTTTCCGCCTTGTTTCCGCCATTTGTGTTCATCATGTCAAAGCCGTCAACGAGTAGGAAACGGAAATCAGACTCTGACGCGCCGACTGACAcctctgctaagaaggcgcGTCTAATGGTGGATGCTATCCTCGCGGACGCCAGCAACTATCCCATCCCAGCCGATGACGCTGACGCACGAGATTCATTTATTGTGCTGGCAAAATACGCGCGCAGTCTGGAGGAAATGGTTTCGGGAAGCAAGCCAAAAGAGCTATCTCCCGAAGAGCTTGAGGCAGCGGCTGAAAAGCTCCGCGTTGCTGCCAGGAGTGGGATCAAGAAACAAATGACTGTACGTGTTTTTCCATCCCTTCCTTTAGCTTATGCTCATTCTTCGACGCGTAGTGGAAACCTTCGTGTAAGACAGGTGGCTCGAAGTGGACGTATGATGGTGTCTGCAACAACCCAGCGGTTTTCGGAACTATGCTCAGGCTCGGAGGTCCACCTACATTCAAGACTAAGAAATTGACCGCCGATGAATTCCAAAATATAATGGGTGTCATTCAAGGACACGCCAGGTACGCGTAGTGGAAGACTAAGATGTAAGGACCACCATTGACCTTTTATACCGACAGATATAATACCCTGTATATGCGTGGAAATGTCAATATCCAATGGAAGGCAGATGAAGGGACATTCAAGTTCAGTGGGACGCACGGTGTTTAATAACCACTAATTTACCTCATTCGATCGTATCCTACGAGTTTTCCTTGCTAATAATACCTTTATTTCACCACCATCCGTTACCTTTACTTCAGGCTTCTTAATGTTCTGTTGCTCTCGAACTCCGAGGCCACAATTTTCGGTATTCTCGGACTCTGCATTCAGTAGCCCGACAGTTATGTGGGCTCAAGGGTCTTAGTGAGTATGAGAAGCTCGATGGAACAATTCAGATTGctctgactgttcgacggctGGCGTTCTATGAAGGGCTTTGGCCTCGACTTGGCTTCCCTCCGGTGTAGAATCAGATCTCGAAGGGAGCATTCTTGACCAGATCGatgctcaagctcaagcctGGCAGACATTCATCGGAGACATTCAGTCTTCTCCCAGTGCGGAAGCCCATAAATCTTGTGAATAGGGGATACTGAGGACCAGATACGTGCATTCGTTAGCTGATGAATCTTTCACTATAGCTATCGAAGTGCAGGTCGAAAACGGTATATAGAACACGCTACCTTCAAGCTGGTCCTACAGTAGATTACCTTACAAGGTTCATAGCAGAACTCCCACTGTTTACCATAACTCGTGAAACTTCGATTGTACATTCCAGCGTGACGTTACGCGGAGTTCTCGGCAATGCGACACGACCTGCCCTTAACGTTATCACGTGAACTAATGAGACCTGCAAACGGCTTTCACTCAACAACGAGCAACACTCCCACAGAATGCGTCGACGAGGTTTCAAATCGACCAAGGTAACACATTTAATTTTCTCATAATCCGACGCTCAACGCGCCATAGGTTCCAAATGTTAAACTTCGTCCAGCACAACCTTCACAGAGGACACGCGATCCGCTGCCTGAAAATGTCTGGGCCCAAGACAGTCAATTTCCGAGCGATGACACCGGAATCATAGATACTTGCCCGAGGCCATTTTCTGGGATAGTGTTATGTGCGACTGGGGTATTGGACAAGGTGTGTCATTGCCAAGGAGGATTTTCCTCACGTTCTCACATTTGGTGTAAAGCCAGGTCTGTTTCGTCAGGCCGCAGAACTGGGAGCAGCAACGTGCAGCGCCTTTACGGATCGCGTCACTCATCTCATCTCCGAGCAGCATGGAGGAGCAAAGTATATGGTTGGTGCAGCGCTATTTGCATGTCGTCCATCGTTAATTTCCTTTCTGTAGTGTGCCCTGGAGCGTAAAATCCCGATATTGTCGCCGGAGTGGATAACAGAAAACTATCAGATATGGTTGAGAGGTGACGATGTGGACCTCGAAGAAGTGTGTATTCATCCCACTGCTCCTCATAACCGGAACTGATATCAAGCTGCAGAGCACTAAGAAACACCGTCTCCCGATATTCTCAGGAGTCGTCATCTGTCTTTCCGGCGTAGAAGATATCAAGAGACGTACCCGGATAAATAAGTATGTCACTCAATATGGCGGCACCTTCTTGAAGAATTTGGAACGCCCTGTCCGTGTCACCCACCTCTTATGTTCCGGAGAGAAGGAAACCGACAAGATGCACTACGCCGAAAAGTTCAATCGAAAGCGAGAAGCCGATATCAAGCTGGTTTGGGAGGAATGGTTTTGGGACTCGTTAGAATTTGGCGGAAGATTCGATGAGGACAAGTACCAAGTTCGCCAACCACGGCCTGAACGCCGACAATGCCCCGTTGAAGGTGCCCTCATCTCCCTCTATTTCGAAGCTCAGTCTTATTCTGTTTACGA
This genomic window from Marasmius oreades isolate 03SP1 chromosome 8, whole genome shotgun sequence contains:
- the CDC22 gene encoding ribonucleoside reductase large subunit Cdc22; the protein is MQYVFKRGKRKERIRFDKITSRIDKLCYSLDMNYVNPIEVTQKVVQGVYQGVTTVELDNLAAETAAYLTTKHPDYAVLAARIAISNLHKETKKTFSSVVKDLYEYVNPKNGKPASMIAQEIYEIVQENKDILDSAIIYNRDFNYNYFGFKTLERSYLLRINGRVAERPQHMIMRCAVGIHGRDIERVLETYNLMSERYFTHASPTLFNAGTPHPQLSSCFLVAMKDDSIEGIYDTLKECAMISKCAGGIGLHIHNIRATGSYIAGTNGYSNGIVPMLRAYDATARYVDQGGNKRPGAFAIYIEPWHADIFAFIDLRKNHGKEEVRARDLFYALWIPDLFMKRVEGGGNWSLFCPNEAPGLHEVYGDEFEELFERYEREGRARETIPAQKLWYAILEAQVETGTPFMCYKDHANRKSNQKNLGVIKSSNLCTEIMEYSSPDETAVCNLASLALPTFVRGGKFDFEKLHAVTKVVAFNLNRVIDVNFYPVPEARRSNMRHRPIGIGVQGLADTFMALRLPFESPEAKRLNIQIFETIYHGALETSSDMAEVDGPYETWMGCPAQQGQLQFDLWGVTPTDLWDWNALKQKIARTGLRNSLLTAPMPTASTSQMLGNNECFEPYTSNIYTRRVLAGEFQVVCPWLLRDLVDLGLWDDNMKNIIIAHNGSVQSIPNIPDHIKAIYKTVWEISQKKVLDLAADRGAFICQSQSLNVHLSSPTMGQLTSMHFYGWKKGLKTGMYYLRTRSAAQAIQFTVDQSVLKVAKAQATKAGSEPKISSTIVVPSADVIGPASRPTTPAAASSSVNGLPTPTPSTPEASPSRSVVASTSAALEDLSLDEKTRKAAEADPEFAAALQRQKARELEEAKLLCSLENKEACVMCSG